In Desulfomonile tiedjei DSM 6799, a genomic segment contains:
- a CDS encoding sulfotransferase: MDFRLLMLSAMYENGGNTVHRFLDGHPQMYVYPFESQVGTHLVHDHLTSMFPVKYRWPVFDLEASPVQDYRSIIDEECKVRARTPKVSKFRHMAFAMSDDERCELFVRNVSGHPRSTGGNMAAFFRATFEAWKDYSRSGEEQVYVGYSPIIAVDAEKILRDVPEGIVVHVVRNPWSAYADTKKRPVPMPLFKYITAWTVTQYHALVFKSLFPDRFFIVRYEDVIENPAKILGNICNKIGLKAATSLEQPTWNGNTLEEVYPWGTIRKASPQVNRATAEELSAEEIDRIRTWAGPYPAILEYSKFLD; the protein is encoded by the coding sequence ATGGATTTTCGGCTTCTTATGCTATCTGCCATGTATGAAAACGGAGGGAACACTGTTCACCGATTCCTGGACGGCCATCCGCAAATGTACGTGTATCCCTTTGAATCCCAGGTTGGAACTCATCTGGTACACGATCATCTCACGTCCATGTTCCCGGTAAAGTACCGGTGGCCGGTGTTCGACCTGGAAGCCTCGCCGGTACAGGATTATCGCTCAATTATTGATGAAGAATGCAAAGTTCGGGCGCGGACTCCAAAAGTAAGCAAGTTTCGTCATATGGCGTTTGCCATGAGCGATGATGAGCGATGTGAGCTGTTCGTCAGGAATGTGAGCGGTCACCCCCGGTCGACGGGTGGAAATATGGCGGCATTCTTCCGGGCTACGTTTGAAGCATGGAAGGACTATTCTCGTTCCGGCGAGGAACAGGTGTACGTGGGGTACAGCCCGATCATTGCGGTAGATGCCGAAAAGATCCTGAGGGACGTGCCCGAGGGAATTGTGGTGCACGTGGTCCGCAATCCCTGGTCGGCGTACGCTGACACCAAGAAACGCCCTGTGCCTATGCCGCTGTTCAAGTATATTACTGCTTGGACGGTTACTCAGTACCATGCGCTTGTGTTCAAAAGTCTGTTTCCGGACAGGTTCTTTATCGTCAGGTACGAAGACGTAATCGAAAATCCCGCGAAGATTCTTGGAAATATTTGTAACAAGATCGGATTAAAGGCCGCAACCAGCCTGGAACAGCCCACGTGGAACGGAAATACTCTGGAAGAAGTCTACCCGTGGGGAACCATCAGAAAAGCTTCTCCCCAGGTGAACAGGGCTACGGCAGAAGAACTGAGCGCGGAAGAAATCGATCGGATCCGAACGTGGGCAGGCCCCTATCCGGCAATATTGGAATATTCAAAATTCTTGGACTAG
- a CDS encoding DUF4915 domain-containing protein — MTEALQSAVLETMHDRAFRDPAEVLACWQSARDVKPELLEFRVNGRWWEVLGELGITLFVSREYEHLLLALRMDDETGPDISMMRLPHPSGIAVNRESGVVHVAATRNPNQIFDLMPVQGRIPRLDVETDLTENRFLVPVQSRFLPGCLYVHDLAIIGGVLHANAVGENAIIEISPTGSRRVWWPKCIETPHGPVFGQNHLQLNSIAAGDTVPNSFFSASTDEITERRPGNPDFPVDRRGVIISGDTREPIARGLTRPHSARMHVGKIWVDNSGYGELGFIEESRFQTVSRLPGWTRGLCFCDEIAFVGISKVLSRFTNYAPGLDPAVALCGVHAVNIQTGETVGSIVWPFGSQIFAVEWLPSDFTTGFPFRPFKPLSEKEERLLFYSFRTSGTQED, encoded by the coding sequence ATGACTGAAGCTCTCCAGAGTGCAGTACTGGAGACGATGCACGATCGCGCATTTCGTGATCCTGCCGAAGTGCTTGCGTGCTGGCAAAGCGCTCGTGATGTAAAGCCGGAACTCCTGGAATTCCGAGTAAACGGAAGATGGTGGGAAGTCCTCGGTGAGCTGGGGATTACCCTTTTCGTTAGTCGTGAGTACGAACACCTGCTGCTCGCGCTGCGTATGGATGACGAGACCGGCCCGGATATCTCCATGATGAGGTTGCCGCATCCATCCGGAATAGCAGTGAACCGCGAGAGTGGCGTTGTGCATGTGGCGGCAACTCGCAACCCGAATCAGATCTTCGACCTCATGCCGGTTCAGGGGAGGATTCCGCGACTTGACGTGGAAACGGATCTAACGGAGAACCGATTTCTTGTACCCGTGCAGTCACGGTTTCTTCCGGGATGCTTGTACGTGCACGATCTGGCAATCATTGGAGGAGTGCTTCATGCGAACGCGGTGGGAGAAAATGCAATTATCGAAATTTCTCCGACTGGTTCGCGGCGCGTCTGGTGGCCGAAGTGTATTGAGACACCACATGGGCCGGTATTCGGTCAAAATCATCTGCAGTTGAATTCCATCGCAGCAGGGGATACCGTGCCGAACTCTTTTTTCTCTGCATCGACCGATGAAATAACCGAACGCAGACCCGGAAATCCGGATTTTCCAGTGGACCGGCGGGGGGTCATCATATCCGGTGATACCAGAGAGCCGATTGCACGAGGATTGACTCGGCCCCATTCGGCCCGCATGCATGTCGGGAAAATCTGGGTGGATAACAGCGGTTACGGAGAGCTGGGGTTCATTGAGGAGTCCCGATTCCAAACCGTGAGCCGCCTGCCCGGATGGACTCGCGGCCTTTGTTTCTGCGACGAGATCGCGTTCGTGGGAATTTCCAAGGTATTGTCACGGTTTACGAACTATGCTCCCGGCCTCGATCCTGCCGTTGCTTTATGCGGTGTTCACGCTGTTAACATCCAGACGGGCGAGACCGTGGGAAGCATTGTCTGGCCTTTTGGGAGTCAAATTTTTGCAGTAGAATGGCTTCCTTCCGATTTTACAACGGGATTTCCGTTCCGGCCGTTCAAGCCGCTTTCGGAAAAGGAAGAAAGATTATTGTTTTATTCCTTTCGGACATCCGGAACTCAGGAGGATTAA
- a CDS encoding glycosyltransferase family 2 protein, which yields MPESEISVVLPVYNQADHIEKIVRGYVEVLRNLKHPVELILVVNASRDASLDRCRELQETYPEVQVLHDTEPGWGRAVRTGLHAASGNIVCYTNSARTSPYTLALHLMVALANPGMVIKANRKLRYPLMRKIGSVLYNFECRMLFDLPVWDVNGTPKAIPREFLKQLDLREDGDLIDLELVAKCSSLGIQILELPIVSTTRHGGESTTNYSSALKMYWGALKMRLHTDARVLRKTDER from the coding sequence ATGCCTGAGTCGGAGATTTCCGTTGTTCTCCCCGTGTACAATCAGGCGGATCATATCGAGAAGATCGTCCGGGGATATGTAGAGGTTTTACGAAATCTCAAGCATCCGGTGGAGTTGATTCTGGTAGTCAATGCCAGTCGCGATGCTTCGCTGGATCGTTGCAGAGAACTCCAGGAGACTTATCCTGAGGTGCAGGTTCTGCACGATACGGAACCCGGCTGGGGCCGTGCGGTCCGGACAGGATTGCATGCAGCGAGCGGTAATATTGTGTGCTATACCAATTCCGCTCGTACGAGCCCGTATACGCTGGCGCTCCATCTGATGGTTGCTCTGGCGAATCCGGGAATGGTGATCAAAGCGAATAGAAAATTGCGCTATCCACTGATGCGAAAGATCGGCTCGGTTCTGTACAACTTTGAATGCAGAATGCTGTTCGATCTGCCTGTCTGGGACGTAAACGGCACCCCTAAAGCGATTCCCCGAGAATTCCTCAAACAATTAGACCTGAGAGAAGACGGCGATCTTATCGATCTGGAACTTGTGGCGAAATGCAGCAGTCTCGGAATTCAGATTCTCGAGCTTCCCATAGTATCGACCACCCGTCATGGAGGCGAATCGACCACCAATTATTCTTCCGCGCTCAAGATGTATTGGGGCGCATTGAAGATGCGTCTGCACACTGACGCGCGTGTACTTCGAAAGACCGACGAACGATGA